Proteins encoded within one genomic window of Streptomyces taklimakanensis:
- a CDS encoding sensor histidine kinase, with translation MVWRSWFGDRRGRAGRSGSAGPGPSGTFDVLREVRLIGADLQEGLHGGRTAAAARRVRRLVGADAVVLADLDGPVVRHGTLPEGTDLDTVLARVYEHGAAFREPPLCAAPLLVADELTGCLVAAFAPDARTPGEREVAELAELVSQALDHTELRSARARIAAADLRTLRAQISPHFVHNSLAVIAAHIRSDPGRARRLLTDFADYLRYSFSTAGDYVTVADELQATQTYLELQRARFDDRMEITVRMAPEVLPVAIPFLVVQPVVENAVRHGLEKKAGPGHIGVSGFGEGPLCVIEIEDDGVGMEPELARAILAGVGPPARSVGLANVDRRLRTVYGPEYGLVIETAPGSGTKVTIRVPKFMRGVVVQ, from the coding sequence GTGGTCTGGAGATCGTGGTTCGGCGACCGGCGCGGACGGGCGGGCCGGTCGGGTTCGGCCGGACCCGGTCCGTCGGGCACCTTCGACGTCCTGCGCGAGGTGCGGCTGATCGGCGCCGATCTCCAGGAGGGGTTGCACGGCGGCCGTACGGCGGCGGCCGCGCGCCGCGTCCGGCGGCTGGTGGGTGCCGACGCCGTCGTCCTGGCCGACCTGGACGGGCCCGTCGTCCGGCACGGGACGTTGCCGGAGGGCACCGACCTGGACACGGTGCTCGCGCGGGTGTACGAGCACGGCGCCGCCTTCCGCGAACCGCCGCTGTGCGCCGCGCCGCTGCTGGTGGCGGACGAGCTGACCGGCTGCCTGGTGGCGGCCTTCGCGCCCGACGCCAGGACGCCGGGCGAGAGGGAGGTGGCCGAGCTGGCCGAGCTGGTCTCGCAGGCGTTGGACCACACCGAGCTGCGCAGCGCCCGCGCCCGGATCGCGGCGGCGGACCTGCGGACGCTGCGGGCCCAGATCTCGCCGCACTTCGTGCACAACTCCCTGGCCGTCATCGCCGCGCACATCCGCAGCGACCCCGGCCGCGCCCGCCGGCTGCTCACCGACTTCGCCGACTACCTGCGCTACAGCTTCTCCACGGCGGGCGACTACGTCACCGTGGCCGACGAGCTCCAGGCCACCCAGACCTATCTGGAGCTGCAGCGAGCCAGGTTCGACGACCGCATGGAGATCACCGTCCGGATGGCGCCGGAGGTGCTGCCCGTCGCCATCCCCTTCCTGGTCGTCCAGCCCGTCGTGGAAAATGCGGTGCGACACGGCTTGGAGAAGAAGGCCGGCCCCGGACACATCGGCGTCTCGGGGTTCGGTGAGGGCCCGCTGTGCGTCATCGAGATCGAGGACGACGGCGTGGGCATGGAACCGGAACTCGCACGGGCGATCCTCGCCGGAGTCGGTCCTCCCGCCAGGAGCGTCGGTCTGGCCAATGTCGACCGACGGCTGCGCACCGTC